Proteins found in one Arthrobacter pascens genomic segment:
- a CDS encoding DUF7455 domain-containing protein: protein MTTAVADRTLNALDRCDRCGAQAYVRVVLESSGGELLFCGHHARAVEAKLKPLSSDWHDETGRLHEKAPVAVD, encoded by the coding sequence ATGACAACAGCAGTTGCGGACCGCACACTCAACGCACTGGACCGGTGCGATCGTTGCGGAGCACAAGCATATGTCCGTGTTGTTCTTGAGTCCTCCGGCGGTGAGCTGCTCTTCTGCGGCCACCACGCCCGTGCAGTCGAGGCAAAGCTCAAGCCCTTGAGCTCCGACTGGCACGATGAGACGGGCCGGCTTCATGAGAAGGCGCCGGTAGCAGTCGATTAG
- a CDS encoding RNA polymerase sigma factor, with product MTPSSAKKEPAAQDDLSPEEKQAATNAKRAATRAANKAVKDAAGDTDVDGKPEPKRRGPKPGAKAAAEAAGKSARGDSDDEDDVEEDLDDIILEGAEAGDDGEINAAKAASAATGKGFVYSDADDDDAPVQQVMSAGATADPVKDYLKQIGKVALLNAEQEVDLALRIEAGLFAEEKINADDGSMDPKFKRELEFVIHDGKRAKNHLLEANLRLVVSLAKRYTGRGMLFLDLIQEGNLGLIRAVEKFDYTKGFKFSTYATWWIRQAITRAMADQARTIRIPVHMVEVINKLARVQRQMLQDLGREPTPEELALELDMTPEKVVEVQKYGREPISLHTPLGEDGDSEFGDLIEDSEAVVPADAVSFTLLQEQLHSVLDTLSEREAGVVAMRFGLTDGQPKTLDEIGKVYGVTRERIRQIESKTMSKLRHPSRSQVLRDYLD from the coding sequence GTGACCCCGTCTTCCGCGAAGAAGGAACCCGCCGCCCAGGACGACTTGTCCCCTGAGGAGAAGCAGGCTGCAACAAACGCCAAGCGAGCAGCCACCCGGGCAGCCAACAAGGCTGTCAAGGATGCCGCCGGTGATACCGATGTCGATGGCAAGCCTGAACCCAAGAGGCGCGGGCCCAAGCCCGGCGCCAAAGCCGCTGCCGAAGCCGCCGGAAAGTCCGCACGCGGAGACTCCGACGACGAGGATGACGTCGAAGAAGACCTTGACGACATCATCCTTGAAGGTGCGGAAGCCGGCGACGACGGCGAGATCAACGCCGCCAAGGCCGCGTCGGCAGCCACCGGCAAGGGATTTGTCTACTCGGACGCCGACGACGACGACGCCCCCGTCCAGCAGGTCATGTCCGCCGGAGCCACCGCCGACCCCGTCAAGGACTACCTGAAGCAGATCGGCAAGGTTGCGCTGCTCAACGCCGAGCAGGAAGTGGACCTCGCGCTCCGGATTGAAGCCGGCCTCTTCGCCGAAGAGAAGATCAACGCGGACGACGGCTCCATGGATCCGAAATTCAAGCGCGAGCTTGAATTCGTCATCCACGACGGCAAACGCGCCAAGAACCACCTGCTCGAAGCGAACCTTCGCCTGGTGGTCTCCCTGGCAAAGCGCTACACCGGCCGCGGCATGCTGTTCCTGGACCTCATCCAGGAAGGCAACCTGGGCCTCATCCGCGCCGTGGAGAAGTTTGACTACACCAAGGGCTTCAAGTTTTCCACTTACGCCACGTGGTGGATCCGCCAGGCCATCACCCGAGCCATGGCTGACCAGGCGCGCACCATCCGCATCCCGGTCCACATGGTTGAAGTGATCAACAAGCTGGCACGTGTACAGCGCCAGATGCTCCAGGACCTCGGCCGCGAACCCACGCCCGAAGAGCTGGCGCTGGAACTGGACATGACCCCGGAGAAGGTGGTGGAGGTCCAGAAGTACGGCCGCGAACCGATTTCACTCCACACCCCTCTTGGCGAGGACGGCGACTCCGAGTTCGGCGACCTCATCGAGGATTCCGAGGCCGTGGTTCCTGCCGACGCCGTCAGCTTCACGCTGCTCCAGGAGCAACTGCACTCCGTGCTGGACACGCTCTCTGAGCGCGAAGCCGGCGTGGTGGCCATGCGGTTCGGCCTCACCGACGGACAGCCTAAGACTTTAGACGAAATAGGCAAGGTCTACGGCGTCACGCGTGAACGCATCCGCCAGATCGAATCCAAGACAATGTCCAAGCTCCGCCACCCATCGCGGTCGCAGGTGCTGCGGGACTACCTGGACTAG
- a CDS encoding DUF4192 family protein produces MTPPEHLTVQGPEDILGFIPHSLGYWPADSLVAMTLQGRRLGATLRLDLPGPETLADPRDYARTVRDYLRADQHADAALLVFFTNDGWMDLPQTYTGLLAALQAALGTSGMPVRDAWYVGDTYWRDAYCSDRSCCPLPGRPVEDIRDSRLNAEMVFRGSSVGPPPDGGTQPQGSISVEDRAAMQAAEAAWSVQLEIRRGSRVQFDALLGFWEGLLGSWTGDALPEDQQAFLRASLRVPAWRDAVLVMAAAGMRTAQSGAEQFGIFDAGCRLAPVGPGVPETLPGPGAASAGAPGVPGYGEVLLGLEPVLPDWRRLDGLDRILEQLSACGGQAGAAALTGRGWIAWCRGRGSYAAAYLGQALEEEEGYRLAELMLELVRRGTLCGWAGRKEAAWQKFGPEAA; encoded by the coding sequence ATGACACCTCCAGAGCATCTGACAGTCCAAGGCCCTGAAGACATCCTTGGGTTCATTCCACATTCCCTGGGGTATTGGCCGGCGGACAGTCTGGTGGCCATGACCCTGCAGGGCAGGCGGCTGGGCGCAACCCTCCGGCTGGACCTGCCCGGACCTGAGACGCTCGCGGATCCCCGGGACTACGCCCGCACCGTGCGCGATTACCTCCGGGCGGACCAGCACGCTGACGCTGCCCTCTTGGTGTTCTTCACCAATGACGGCTGGATGGATCTGCCCCAGACCTATACCGGGCTGCTGGCCGCACTGCAGGCCGCCCTGGGCACGTCGGGGATGCCGGTCCGCGACGCCTGGTACGTGGGGGATACGTACTGGCGTGACGCCTACTGCAGCGACCGCTCCTGCTGCCCGTTGCCGGGGCGGCCCGTCGAGGACATCCGGGACAGCAGGCTCAACGCTGAGATGGTGTTCCGCGGCAGCAGCGTGGGCCCGCCGCCGGACGGCGGTACCCAGCCTCAAGGCTCCATTTCAGTCGAGGACCGGGCCGCAATGCAGGCAGCGGAAGCTGCCTGGTCCGTCCAACTGGAGATCCGGCGGGGAAGCAGGGTGCAGTTCGATGCGCTCCTCGGGTTCTGGGAGGGGCTTCTGGGCTCCTGGACCGGTGATGCTTTGCCCGAAGACCAGCAGGCATTCCTTCGTGCCTCGCTCCGGGTCCCGGCGTGGCGGGACGCTGTCCTGGTGATGGCGGCAGCCGGCATGCGGACGGCGCAGTCCGGCGCCGAACAGTTCGGGATTTTCGACGCCGGGTGCCGGCTTGCGCCGGTTGGCCCGGGAGTACCGGAAACCTTGCCCGGGCCCGGTGCGGCCTCCGCTGGCGCCCCGGGCGTGCCCGGATACGGCGAGGTCCTCCTGGGTTTGGAGCCGGTCCTGCCTGACTGGCGCAGGCTGGACGGCCTGGACCGGATTTTGGAGCAGTTGTCGGCGTGCGGCGGCCAGGCCGGCGCCGCTGCCCTGACCGGACGGGGGTGGATTGCCTGGTGCCGTGGGCGGGGGTCGTATGCTGCGGCCTACCTCGGACAGGCATTGGAGGAGGAAGAGGGGTACCGGCTGGCGGAACTTATGCTCGAACTGGTGCGGCGGGGAACGCTGTGCGGATGGGCGGGGCGGAAGGAAGCCGCCTGGCAAAAGTTCGGACCGGAGGCCGCCTAG
- a CDS encoding MFS transporter, translated as MTAPRAWLIWTIGIFAYLVAVSQRTSFGVVGIEATERFHAGASAISFFTVLQLLVYAGLQIPVGLLVDRFGSRAMIAGGAVLMGLGQLQLAFADSIPGGVAGRVLVGAGDAMTFISVIRLIPLWFAPARVPLVTQLTGMSGQLGQLFSVVPFAFVLHSSGWTPAFLMLAGMSGLALVLVLVLLQDVPPGTPRPQAHQGLRATGASLARAWRQPGTRLGLWSHFTIQFSGTVFAMTWGYPFLISAQGLDAGTVAGLMALYVAAAMAVGPFIGRFVSRHPLRRSTMVLLIAAATAAAWAAVLLTPGRSPLWLLAGLVVVLAIGGPGSMIGFDFARTFNPAHRIGTATGIVNVGGFIAALVAIFLIGLVLDILHASGFSNGALYGLEPFRIALSVHFLLLGFGVAAMLVCRRKVRRQMAAQGIHVPPLLRTLAEQRRASLAQRRQGSRPPADD; from the coding sequence GTGACTGCACCCCGAGCCTGGCTGATCTGGACCATCGGAATTTTTGCCTATCTGGTGGCCGTATCGCAGCGCACCTCCTTCGGTGTGGTAGGGATTGAAGCCACTGAACGGTTCCATGCCGGTGCGTCAGCGATCTCCTTCTTCACGGTGCTGCAGCTCCTGGTTTACGCCGGGCTGCAGATCCCGGTGGGCCTCCTGGTGGACCGCTTCGGCTCAAGGGCCATGATTGCCGGCGGTGCTGTCCTGATGGGGCTTGGCCAGCTCCAGCTGGCCTTTGCGGACAGCATTCCCGGTGGCGTTGCCGGGCGCGTGCTCGTGGGTGCCGGAGATGCCATGACATTCATCTCGGTGATCCGCCTGATCCCGCTGTGGTTTGCCCCTGCCCGAGTGCCGCTGGTCACCCAGCTGACAGGCATGTCCGGCCAGCTGGGGCAGCTTTTCAGCGTGGTTCCCTTCGCCTTTGTCCTTCATTCCTCCGGTTGGACCCCGGCGTTCCTGATGCTGGCCGGCATGTCGGGACTCGCCCTCGTACTGGTCCTGGTGCTCCTGCAGGACGTCCCGCCCGGCACGCCCCGGCCGCAGGCACACCAGGGTCTTCGTGCCACCGGCGCATCGCTCGCGAGGGCCTGGCGCCAGCCGGGCACCAGGCTGGGACTCTGGAGCCACTTCACCATCCAGTTCAGTGGCACCGTGTTTGCCATGACCTGGGGCTACCCGTTCCTGATTTCCGCCCAGGGCCTTGACGCTGGAACCGTGGCGGGCCTGATGGCGCTGTACGTGGCCGCGGCCATGGCCGTAGGCCCGTTCATCGGCCGGTTTGTGTCTCGGCACCCGCTCCGCAGGTCCACCATGGTCCTGCTCATTGCCGCCGCCACCGCCGCCGCCTGGGCCGCAGTCCTGCTCACGCCGGGCCGTTCCCCGCTGTGGCTCCTGGCCGGCCTGGTGGTGGTGCTGGCCATCGGGGGGCCCGGGTCAATGATCGGCTTCGACTTCGCGCGTACGTTCAATCCCGCGCACAGGATCGGCACGGCAACCGGGATCGTCAACGTGGGCGGATTTATCGCTGCCCTCGTGGCGATTTTCCTGATCGGGCTGGTCCTGGACATCCTGCACGCGAGCGGGTTCTCCAACGGAGCCCTGTACGGCCTGGAACCGTTCCGCATCGCTCTCAGCGTCCACTTCCTGCTGCTCGGGTTCGGCGTGGCCGCCATGCTCGTCTGCCGGCGGAAAGTGCGGCGGCAGATGGCCGCGCAGGGTATCCATGTCCCGCCGCTCCTCCGTACCCTTGCCGAGCAGAGGCGGGCGAGCCTGGCGCAGCGCCGCCAGGGGTCCCGGCCCCCCGCGGACGACTGA
- a CDS encoding proteasome assembly chaperone family protein encodes MLERISGSLLDPDALYASNIELFHSPALRGLNLVMGFTGFADAGHVVKQINTELLDTLDAEPVAVFDADQLIDYRSRRPHVSFVEDHLQDYQAPKLALYRLTDGLGSPFLLLAGFEPDLQWERFARAVVGIVEKLDVNLVTWIHSIPMPVPHTRPVGVTVHGNRPELIEGISVWKPTVEVPAAVGHILELRLMEAGRNVAGYVIHVPHYLAEAEYPTAAVAGLEYLGAATSLMLPADRLREAGREVGRQIAEQIDASTDVQQVVSRLESRYDEKAEGTVRRSLLADENDQLPNGDVLGAAVEAYLARENPAQ; translated from the coding sequence GTGCTTGAACGGATTTCCGGCTCGCTGCTGGATCCCGATGCGCTCTATGCGAGCAACATCGAGCTGTTCCACAGCCCGGCGCTCCGCGGCCTGAACCTGGTGATGGGGTTCACCGGGTTTGCGGACGCCGGCCATGTGGTCAAACAGATCAATACGGAGCTGCTGGACACCCTCGACGCCGAGCCGGTGGCGGTGTTCGACGCCGACCAGCTGATCGACTACCGGTCCCGGAGGCCCCACGTCTCCTTTGTCGAGGACCATCTGCAGGACTACCAGGCGCCGAAGCTGGCACTGTACCGGCTGACAGACGGTCTGGGCAGTCCCTTCCTCCTGCTGGCGGGCTTTGAACCGGACCTTCAGTGGGAACGGTTTGCCCGGGCCGTCGTGGGCATCGTGGAAAAGCTGGACGTAAACCTGGTGACCTGGATCCATTCCATCCCCATGCCTGTACCGCACACCCGCCCCGTAGGCGTTACCGTGCATGGCAACCGGCCCGAGCTGATCGAGGGGATCTCCGTCTGGAAGCCGACCGTCGAGGTTCCGGCGGCAGTAGGCCACATCCTGGAGCTGCGGCTGATGGAAGCCGGGCGCAACGTCGCGGGCTACGTGATCCACGTTCCGCACTACCTCGCAGAAGCGGAGTACCCCACCGCGGCAGTGGCCGGCCTCGAATACCTGGGCGCGGCCACCTCACTGATGCTGCCCGCCGACAGGCTCCGGGAAGCAGGCAGGGAAGTGGGCCGCCAGATCGCCGAGCAGATTGACGCCTCCACAGATGTGCAGCAGGTGGTGTCCCGCCTCGAGTCGCGCTATGACGAGAAGGCTGAAGGCACCGTCCGCCGGTCCCTCCTTGCGGATGAAAACGACCAACTGCCGAACGGGGATGTGCTGGGGGCAGCCGTCGAGGCCTACCTTGCCAGGGAGAACCCTGCCCAGTAG
- a CDS encoding leucyl aminopeptidase: protein MVKNTEINLSTLARDLKKVPSDAVVIGVGQGPDGPVLLDNPLTAKSAEALADSLKVLGVTGAADQIVRLPGLPETGAGVLVLVGVGKVGAGRPLSEEALRRAAGSAVRQLAGLSTVVIALPTAGIADVAAVAEGAALGSYAFTEHRSSKDGLKDPVANAVIYTDVAGDKEVRSVLTRAGLLGKAVNATRSLVNQPPSHLYPETFAEAAKELSKGLPVKVTVWDEKRLEKEGFGGIMGVGKGSTRQPRLVKVEYSPAKATAKIALVGKGITFDTGGISIKPALGMGDMKSDMAGAAVVLNTVLALAGLGLPVKATAWLCIAENMPSGAASRPADVLTMFGGKTVEVLNTDAEGRLVMADGIVAASQEYPDAIIDVATLTGAQLIALGNRTAGVMGADSVTGPLKAAADRAGELVWPMPLPEELRPSLDSQVADLANIGERHGGMMTAAVFLREFVGKGKDGEPIPWAHIDIAGPSFNNGSPYGYTHKQGTGCTVRTLVAYVEDILAAAA, encoded by the coding sequence GTGGTCAAGAATACTGAAATCAACCTTAGTACCCTCGCGCGGGACCTGAAGAAGGTTCCCAGTGACGCCGTGGTCATCGGCGTGGGACAGGGACCGGACGGTCCTGTCCTCCTCGACAACCCGCTGACGGCGAAGTCCGCGGAGGCCCTGGCCGATTCCCTGAAGGTTCTTGGGGTCACGGGAGCCGCGGACCAGATCGTGCGGCTCCCCGGCCTCCCGGAAACTGGGGCCGGCGTGCTGGTCCTGGTGGGCGTGGGCAAGGTGGGTGCAGGCCGTCCGCTTTCCGAAGAGGCGCTCCGCCGCGCGGCCGGTTCCGCGGTCCGCCAGCTTGCCGGCCTCTCCACCGTTGTCATTGCGCTTCCGACGGCGGGAATCGCCGACGTCGCGGCCGTCGCCGAAGGCGCGGCCCTGGGATCCTACGCCTTCACGGAGCACCGCTCTTCCAAGGACGGCCTGAAGGACCCTGTCGCCAATGCCGTCATCTATACGGATGTTGCCGGGGACAAGGAAGTCCGTTCCGTCCTGACCCGCGCGGGCCTGCTCGGCAAAGCCGTGAACGCAACGCGGTCGCTGGTCAACCAGCCGCCAAGCCACCTCTACCCGGAAACATTCGCCGAAGCCGCCAAGGAGCTGTCCAAGGGCCTGCCTGTCAAGGTGACGGTGTGGGACGAAAAGCGCCTCGAGAAGGAAGGCTTCGGCGGCATCATGGGCGTGGGCAAGGGGTCCACCCGCCAGCCGCGCCTCGTCAAAGTGGAGTACTCCCCCGCGAAGGCGACGGCGAAGATTGCCTTGGTGGGCAAGGGCATCACCTTCGACACCGGCGGCATCTCCATCAAGCCGGCCCTCGGCATGGGTGACATGAAGAGCGACATGGCGGGGGCCGCCGTCGTACTTAACACCGTGCTGGCGCTCGCAGGCCTTGGCCTGCCGGTCAAGGCGACCGCCTGGCTCTGCATCGCTGAAAACATGCCCTCCGGTGCCGCTTCCAGGCCCGCAGATGTCCTCACGATGTTCGGCGGCAAGACCGTTGAGGTCCTGAACACCGACGCCGAAGGACGGCTGGTCATGGCCGACGGCATCGTGGCGGCGAGCCAGGAATACCCGGACGCCATCATCGACGTCGCCACCCTCACCGGAGCGCAGCTCATTGCCCTCGGTAACCGGACCGCCGGCGTGATGGGAGCGGACAGTGTCACGGGCCCGCTCAAGGCCGCTGCGGACCGGGCCGGCGAGCTGGTCTGGCCCATGCCGCTGCCGGAGGAACTGCGGCCGAGCCTCGACTCCCAGGTGGCGGATCTGGCCAACATTGGAGAACGCCACGGCGGCATGATGACCGCCGCTGTCTTCCTGCGCGAGTTTGTGGGCAAGGGCAAGGACGGAGAACCGATTCCTTGGGCCCACATCGACATCGCCGGCCCGTCATTCAACAACGGAAGCCCCTATGGCTATACCCACAAACAGGGCACGGGCTGCACCGTGCGCACGCTGGTTGCCTATGTGGAAGACATCCTGGCCGCTGCCGCCTGA
- the lpdA gene encoding dihydrolipoyl dehydrogenase, which translates to MADQATAQEFDILVLGGGSGGYATALRAVQLGFTVGLVEKGKLGGTCLHNGCIPTKALLHSAELADHARDSAKYGVNVTLDGIDINAVNAYKDGIVAGKFKGLQGLIKSKGITVIEGEGKLQGTDTVVVNGTAYKGKNIVLATGSYSRSLPGLEIGGRVITSDEALTMDYIPKSAIVLGGGVIGVEFASVWKSFGVDVTIIEGLPSLVPNEDTAIVKNLERAFKKRGIKFSTGIFFQGVEQNDTGVKVTLVDGQTFDAELLLVAVGRGPVTANLGYEEAGVTIDRGFVITNERLHTGVGNVYAVGDIVPGVQLAHRGYQQGIFVAEEIAGLKPVIVEDVNIPKVTYCEPEIATVGYTEKAAKEKFGDDQVQIQEYNLAGNGKSSILGTGGLVKLVRQKDGPVVGVHMIGSRMGEQIGEAQLIVNWEAYPEDVAQLVHAHPTQNEAMGEAHLALAGKPLHG; encoded by the coding sequence GTGGCCGATCAGGCAACTGCGCAAGAATTCGACATCCTGGTACTCGGTGGCGGCAGCGGCGGATACGCTACCGCCCTGCGGGCCGTTCAGCTTGGCTTCACCGTGGGCCTCGTGGAGAAGGGCAAGCTCGGTGGCACCTGCCTCCACAACGGCTGTATCCCCACCAAAGCACTGCTCCACTCGGCCGAGCTGGCCGACCATGCCCGTGACTCCGCCAAGTATGGCGTGAACGTCACACTGGACGGCATCGACATCAACGCCGTCAACGCCTACAAAGACGGCATCGTCGCAGGTAAGTTCAAGGGCCTCCAGGGCCTCATCAAATCCAAGGGCATCACCGTCATTGAAGGTGAAGGCAAGCTCCAGGGCACCGACACCGTTGTGGTAAACGGCACCGCCTACAAGGGCAAGAACATCGTCCTCGCCACCGGCTCCTACTCCCGCTCCCTTCCGGGCCTGGAAATCGGCGGACGCGTCATCACCTCCGACGAGGCCCTCACCATGGACTACATCCCCAAGAGCGCCATCGTGCTCGGCGGCGGGGTCATCGGCGTCGAATTCGCTTCGGTGTGGAAGTCCTTCGGCGTGGACGTCACCATCATCGAGGGCCTGCCGTCCCTGGTTCCCAACGAGGACACGGCAATCGTGAAGAACCTCGAGCGCGCCTTCAAGAAGCGCGGCATCAAGTTCTCCACCGGCATCTTCTTCCAGGGCGTCGAGCAGAACGACACCGGAGTCAAGGTCACCCTGGTGGACGGGCAGACGTTCGACGCCGAACTCCTCCTCGTCGCCGTGGGCCGCGGTCCCGTCACCGCCAACCTCGGCTACGAAGAGGCCGGTGTCACCATCGACCGCGGCTTCGTCATCACCAACGAGCGCCTGCACACCGGCGTGGGCAACGTCTACGCCGTGGGCGACATCGTTCCGGGCGTGCAGCTGGCGCACCGCGGCTACCAGCAGGGCATTTTTGTTGCCGAAGAGATCGCCGGCCTCAAGCCCGTCATCGTCGAGGACGTCAACATCCCCAAGGTCACGTACTGCGAGCCTGAAATCGCAACCGTGGGCTACACCGAGAAAGCCGCCAAGGAAAAGTTCGGCGACGACCAGGTCCAGATCCAGGAATACAACCTCGCCGGCAACGGCAAGAGCTCCATCCTGGGCACTGGCGGCTTGGTCAAGCTGGTCCGCCAGAAGGACGGCCCCGTCGTGGGCGTCCACATGATCGGTTCCCGTATGGGCGAGCAGATCGGTGAGGCACAGCTCATTGTGAACTGGGAAGCCTACCCGGAGGACGTGGCCCAGCTGGTCCACGCGCACCCCACGCAGAACGAGGCCATGGGCGAAGCCCACCTGGCACTCGCGGGCAAGCCGCTCCACGGCTAA
- the sucB gene encoding 2-oxoglutarate dehydrogenase, E2 component, dihydrolipoamide succinyltransferase, whose product MSESVNLPALGESVTEGTVTRWLKQVGDRVEVDEPLLEVSTDKVDTEIPSPIAGVIEEILVAEDETAEVGAPLVRIGDGSGGGSAPEAAAPAEEAPAAPAAEAPAEEAPAAEAPAPQEESGPQAEAAPAPAASGGESHDVTLPALGESVTEGTVTRWLKAVGDSVEVDEPLLEVSTDKVDTEIPSPVAGTLQEIRVNEDETAEVGSVLAVIGSGAAAPAAEPAPAQPAPAAEQKTEAPAAAPAPAEAPKAEAPKAEAPAPAAAQPAAEPAAAAQPANGGESGYVTPLVRKLANQQGVDISSLTGTGVGGRIRKQDVLAAAEANAAPAAAAAAAPAAAAAPAPAAGPAASSLRGTVQKAPRIRQVIARRMRESLEVSTQLTQVHEVDMTKIAKLRLKAKNSFQAQNGVKLTFLPFIAKAVAEALKQHPKLNAAYDEDKQEITYHNAEHLAIAVDTDKGLLVPVVSDAGNLNLAGLAGKIADVAGRTRDGKIGPDELSGGTFSITNIGSVGALFDTPIINQPQVGILGTGSIVKRAVVVADENGDDSLAIRSMMYLSLTYDHRLVDGADAGRFLQTLKARLEEGAFEADLGL is encoded by the coding sequence ATGTCTGAATCCGTTAACTTGCCCGCCCTCGGTGAGAGCGTCACCGAAGGAACCGTCACCCGCTGGCTCAAGCAGGTAGGTGACCGGGTAGAGGTGGACGAACCGCTGCTCGAGGTTTCCACCGACAAAGTAGACACCGAAATCCCCTCTCCGATAGCCGGCGTCATCGAGGAAATCCTCGTTGCCGAAGACGAGACCGCCGAAGTTGGCGCTCCCCTGGTCCGCATCGGCGACGGCTCCGGCGGCGGTTCAGCTCCTGAAGCAGCAGCGCCGGCCGAAGAAGCCCCCGCCGCTCCGGCAGCAGAGGCTCCTGCCGAGGAGGCCCCCGCCGCTGAAGCCCCCGCCCCGCAGGAAGAGTCCGGACCGCAGGCAGAGGCCGCACCGGCACCTGCAGCGTCCGGCGGCGAAAGCCACGATGTCACCCTGCCGGCTCTCGGCGAAAGCGTCACCGAAGGCACTGTCACCCGCTGGCTCAAGGCCGTGGGCGACAGCGTTGAAGTGGATGAGCCGCTGCTTGAGGTATCCACCGACAAGGTAGACACCGAGATCCCCTCTCCTGTGGCCGGAACGCTCCAGGAAATCCGCGTCAACGAGGACGAAACGGCCGAGGTTGGCTCTGTTCTCGCTGTCATTGGTTCCGGTGCCGCTGCCCCTGCGGCCGAGCCCGCACCCGCCCAGCCCGCCCCCGCAGCCGAGCAGAAGACCGAAGCACCGGCAGCCGCTCCGGCCCCCGCCGAAGCTCCCAAGGCTGAGGCCCCCAAGGCAGAAGCCCCCGCGCCCGCAGCAGCACAGCCCGCTGCAGAGCCTGCAGCTGCTGCACAGCCGGCAAATGGCGGCGAATCCGGCTACGTCACCCCGCTGGTCCGCAAGCTGGCCAATCAGCAGGGTGTGGACATCTCCTCCCTGACCGGCACCGGCGTCGGTGGCCGTATCCGCAAGCAGGACGTTCTGGCCGCAGCAGAAGCTAACGCTGCCCCGGCAGCGGCAGCTGCGGCGGCTCCTGCCGCAGCGGCAGCCCCGGCACCAGCCGCCGGTCCGGCCGCTTCCTCCCTGCGCGGCACCGTGCAGAAGGCACCGCGTATCCGCCAGGTCATCGCCCGCCGCATGCGCGAGTCGCTTGAGGTCTCCACCCAGCTGACGCAGGTGCACGAGGTCGATATGACCAAAATCGCCAAGCTGCGCCTCAAGGCCAAGAACTCGTTCCAGGCCCAGAACGGTGTCAAGCTCACCTTCCTGCCTTTCATTGCCAAGGCCGTCGCCGAGGCACTCAAGCAGCACCCGAAGCTCAACGCCGCCTACGACGAAGACAAGCAGGAGATCACGTACCACAACGCCGAGCACCTGGCGATCGCCGTGGACACGGACAAGGGTCTCCTGGTTCCGGTCGTTTCCGATGCCGGTAACCTCAACCTGGCTGGCCTGGCCGGGAAGATCGCGGACGTTGCCGGCCGCACCCGCGACGGCAAGATCGGTCCGGATGAACTGTCCGGCGGAACGTTCAGCATCACCAACATCGGATCCGTCGGCGCATTGTTCGACACCCCGATCATCAACCAGCCGCAGGTGGGAATTCTGGGCACCGGCTCCATCGTCAAGCGCGCAGTGGTTGTCGCCGACGAGAACGGTGATGATTCCTTGGCCATCCGCTCGATGATGTACCTGTCCCTGACGTACGACCACCGCCTGGTGGACGGCGCCGATGCAGGACGCTTCCTGCAGACGCTGAAGGCCCGCCTTGAGGAAGGCGCCTTCGAAGCTGACCTGGGGCTGTAA